A single region of the Drosophila takahashii strain IR98-3 E-12201 chromosome 2R, DtakHiC1v2, whole genome shotgun sequence genome encodes:
- the DJ-1alpha gene encoding protein DJ-1alpha codes for MLSVLRRSFGKVAPYLHANLVVRCKATQEAKTALIILAPGAEEMEFTISADVLRRGKINVTVAGLSCDPVKCSRSVVIVPDTSLEEAVSRGNYDVVVLPGGLAGNKALMNSAAVGELLRCQDSRGGLIAAICAAPTALAKHGIGKGKSVTSHPDMKPQLEKDYCYIDDKTVVQDKNIITSRGPGSTFDFALKITEELAGVEMAKEVAKAMLWTYKL; via the exons ATGTTGTCAGTTCTGAGGAGATCATTTGGAAAGGTGGCACCTTATCTGCACGCCAATCTCGTGGTCAGGTGCAAGGCCACTCAGGAGGCCAAGACGGCACTGATCATCCTGGCACCGGGTGCCGAGGAAATGGAGTTTACTATATCAGCAGATGTCTTACGGCGAGGAAAG ATCAATGTCACCGTGGCGGGTTTGAGCTGTGATCCGGTCAAGTGCTCCCGGTCTGTTGTTATTGTGCCAGATACTTCCCTGGAAGAGGCCGTGTCCCGTGGAAACTATGATGTCGTGGTCCTGCCGGGCGGACTAGCTGGTAACAAGGCGTTGATGAACTCGGCCGCCGTTGGAGAATTGCTGCGTTGCCAGGATTCAAGAGGCGGATTGATTGCTGCCATTTGTGCTGCTCCTACTGCACTGGCCAAACACGGAATTGGAAAAGGAAAATCTGTTACATCGCATCCAGATATGAAGCCCCAACTGGAGAAAGATTACTG CTATATAGATGACAAGACTGTGGTTCaggataaaaatattattacaagtCGTGGTCCTGGCTCTACCTTCGACTTCGCCTTAAAGATTACCGAGGAGCTGGCTGGAGTTGAAATGGCCAAAGAGGTGGCCAAGGCAATGCTTTGGACTTATAAATTATAA